The following nucleotide sequence is from Thermostaphylospora chromogena.
GTCGTTGGCTCTTTTGTCGGCCATGGCGAGCAGTCTGCGGATACGCCCGGCGATGGCGTCCTTGGTCAGCGGCGGGTCGGCGAGCTGGCCCAGTTCCTCCAGCGACGCCTGCTTGTGCTCCACGCGCAGCCGCCCCGCCATCACCAGGTGCTCCGGAGCGTCATCGCCGAGGATCTCCAGGGCGCGCTGCACGCGGGCGCCGGCGGCGACGGCGGCGCGGGCGGAACGCCGCAGGTTGGCGTCGTCGAAATTGGCCAGGCGGTTGGCGGTGGCCCGCACCTCCCGGCGCATGCGGCGCTCCTCCCACGCCAGGACGCTGTCGTGGGCGCCCAGGCGGGTGAGCATGGCGCTGATCGCGTCGCCGTCGCGGACCACGACCCGGTCGACGCCGCGGACCTCGCGCGCCTTGGCGTGGATCTTCAACCGGCGGGCCGCGCCCACCAGCGCGAGCGCCGCCTCCGGGCCGGGGCAGGTCACCTCAAGGGACATGGAGCGACCGGGCTCGGTCAGCGAACCGTGCGCGAGGAAGGCCCCCCGCCACGCCGCCTCGGCGTCGCAGGTGGCGCCGGCGACCACCTGACGGGGCAGGCCGCGCACCGGCCGACCGTGGTTGTCGATCAATCCGGTCTGCCGGGCGAGCGCCTCGCCGTCACGGTAGACGCGTACGACGTACCGCGAGCCCTTGCGCAGCCCCGCCGGGGCGAGGACGAGAACCTCGGCCTTGTGCCCGAACACCTCGCCGATGTCCTTGATCAGCCTGCGGGCGGCGGCGTTGGTGTCCAGCTCCGCCTCGATCACGATACGCCCGCCGACCAGGTGGAGCCCGCTCGCGAAGCGCAGCAGGGTGGACACCTCGGCCTTGCGGCAGCAGGGCTTGAGAACCGGGAGCCTGCTCAGCTCGTCCTTAACCACACCCGTCATCGCCATGTGCGTCAGTCCCCCAATCACGACCTGTACGGACCCGGCTCATAGCAGTCTCTCGCACTCACCGGCCGCTCTGACCAGGATCAACGCTTCTCGTGGAAAATCTCGTCCAGGACCGAGGCAAGACGCAGTGCGTCATGCCTGGGCGACCCGTCGGAGCGGGCGACGTCGGCGGTCACCAGACGGCCGCCGAGCGCCGCGGTGGCCTTCTCCAGCTCCTCCACGTCGTCCAGCACGCTCGTGTCGGCGAGCACGACGTCGATGCGGAGGTCGGGCGCGTGCTGCCGGAGCACCTCCAGGTGCTGCTGGGGGGAGAAGCCGTCGGTCTCACCGGGCTGCGGTGCCAGGTTCAGCGTCACCAGCCGCCTGGCATCGGTCTCGTGCAGCGCGCGGGCCAGCCGCGGCACCTTCAGATGGGGCAGCACGCTGGTGAACCACGAGCCGGGACCGAAGACGATCCAGTCGGCGTCGAGGACCGCGTGGATCGCCTCCGGGCAGGCGGGCGGGTCGGGCGGGACCAGCGAGACGGCGCGGACCCTGCCGGGTGTGAGCGCGCAGGCGACCTGGCCGCGGACGGTGGTGATACGCCCGTCCAGCTCCACCTCGGCCACGATGTCGAGCGGCACGGACGCCATGGGCAGCACCCGGCCGTGCGCGCCGAGCAGGCGTCCCACCCAGTCGAGCGCGGCCACCGGGTCCTCCAGCAGCTCCCACAGGGCCACGATCAGCAGGTTGCCCACGGCGTGACCGTGCAGCTCGCCCTGGCTGCGGAAGCGGTGCTGGACGACCCTGCTCCAGGTGCGGCCCCAGTCGTCGTCGCCGCACAGCGCGGCCAGCGCCATGCGCAGGTCGCCCGGCGGCAGGACCCCCATTTCGCGGCGGAGACGGCCGCTGGAGCCGCCGTCGTCGGCGACGGTGACCACCGCGGTCAGCTCGGAGGTGATCCGCCGCAGCGCCGACAGGGACGCGTACAGGCCGTGCCCGCCGCCCAGGGCCACGACCTTCGGCCCGCCGCCCGT
It contains:
- the whiA gene encoding DNA-binding protein WhiA is translated as MAMTGVVKDELSRLPVLKPCCRKAEVSTLLRFASGLHLVGGRIVIEAELDTNAAARRLIKDIGEVFGHKAEVLVLAPAGLRKGSRYVVRVYRDGEALARQTGLIDNHGRPVRGLPRQVVAGATCDAEAAWRGAFLAHGSLTEPGRSMSLEVTCPGPEAALALVGAARRLKIHAKAREVRGVDRVVVRDGDAISAMLTRLGAHDSVLAWEERRMRREVRATANRLANFDDANLRRSARAAVAAGARVQRALEILGDDAPEHLVMAGRLRVEHKQASLEELGQLADPPLTKDAIAGRIRRLLAMADKRANDLGIPNTEANLTIDMLTP
- a CDS encoding gluconeogenesis factor YvcK family protein, whose product is MIHRARWEGPPTGGGPKVVALGGGHGLYASLSALRRITSELTAVVTVADDGGSSGRLRREMGVLPPGDLRMALAALCGDDDWGRTWSRVVQHRFRSQGELHGHAVGNLLIVALWELLEDPVAALDWVGRLLGAHGRVLPMASVPLDIVAEVELDGRITTVRGQVACALTPGRVRAVSLVPPDPPACPEAIHAVLDADWIVFGPGSWFTSVLPHLKVPRLARALHETDARRLVTLNLAPQPGETDGFSPQQHLEVLRQHAPDLRIDVVLADTSVLDDVEELEKATAALGGRLVTADVARSDGSPRHDALRLASVLDEIFHEKR